CTTCCAGAAAAAAGATGATGAATAGAGAGCAGTTTTATGCTGCTTTTTTTTCTTCGTTTTGATGGAGATCTTTTCCTGTTTGAGGATACCTTTGAGAAGATTTCAGTAAATCTCCCCAAATTTTATCGAGCTTCTGGTTTTGGGTTTTTGTCAGCTTATGAAGGATAATTAAGCTTTCATCATTCAAGCCAAACCCTGCTTCAGACCAGTTTGTAGATCCAGTAATCAGAATTTTCCTGTCAATAATTCCAAATTTATGGTGTAGCTTATGAGGAGTAGTCTTGATTGAAAAAGGAAAGTTTTTCAGCTGGAGTTTTTCTAGCTGCCCTTGTAGAGGAGTTCTAAAGCCTTTATCAATGATAACCTCTACAGCAACGCCACGTTGCATAGCATCATGGAGCGCTTGAAGAATTCCTGGATGGGTAAGGGCAAACATTCCTACGCAGATAGTTTTTTCTGCTTTGTTAAGGATTTGCAGGACAGAAAATAAAGCCTTACTGCCATCTTTAGGAAGGACAAAGTATTCTAAAGGTTGTTTATTTATCACGAAGGACCCTGAGGTGTTTGCGCTGATATGGTCGCAAAGTTCAGAGCTCTTTATGCCAATGATTAGGTTGCTATCTAAAATTAAAGAGTCAAAAGTATAATTTGCAGATCCTATCCAGGCATATTTTTTATCTATAGCGAGGGCTTTTTGATGCATAAGTTTACGGCCTTCCCTGGGATGCTCTGTAAGAGTAACATTACTCGTCTTAGGAAACGCTTCTCTAGCTTTAAACATTTGATAGTCGATAGTGAGAGGAAGGTGATTTTCTGCTTGCTTTGCGAGGCTCGCAATGATGGAAGGTTCTTGGAGATTGTAAATACGAAGGGAGATTTCTTTATCAGCATGGTCTATAGCATCGCATAGAACTTGCCGTACATCTTCGTGAGCTTGCTTTGAAAAAATCACAGGTTCTTCTGACTTTAAGAAAGTATTATAAGTTTCTTCTTTCGTTGTTTTTGCAAGTACTCCCAAAAAGACAGTAGTAACAACAACGAAAATAATACGTAAGGTTGCTTGTTTTTTTTTCATGGAAACCCCCGTTTTTAATTCACTCAGGGATCTGCAGTGTTTATGAAAATTATTTAATTTATCAAGTCTTTTTAAAGAATATCTTTTTAATCTAAAATGATTTAGGGAAAAACTCCCTCCAACGTTTAGAAACTCTTTTAGAGATTTCTTCGTTAGCTTCTACCTCTCTAGGATGAGAGGTCTTGGCTCGAGCATCTAAAATAATTGGAAAGAGATATTGTGGACGAAAAGCATCTCTTCCCTGGTGGTAGATGTGCATATCTGTTGCAGGGGCACTATGGATAAATGTGGACCAGAGAAAGTCTTTTTCACTACGAAGGGATCTTTGAAGGTTATTCGTAAGAACTACCAAAGGCCAAGAGCTGAGAGAAGGATGATGAAGAAGACTCTCAACATCTCTATCGCTTGGGAGCTCTAGTACCAAACATCCCCGGCAGAATACTCCTATATCACATACTCTAGGAAGTCTTGAACCTTGATAAATATGGGGAAGCGTTCGCTTCTTTGGGCCTATTCCCATAAGGATCACCTTAGAGCCTTGATTTAATCTTGGCCCTGAGTAGTCTAGGGTGTCATTTGCGGTTTCTGAAAATAGAATCAGATCACGCTGGGGAAGGAGCCTTTCTAAGATCGCCTCTAAAACCTCTGAAAACCTAGATAAATTTACATCTTGGTCTGTAAGCATAAGATACTTTGTTAAGGAAAGCTGTCCCTCTCCTAAGATTCTCAAAGCAGAAACAAGAGATTCTTTCCAATAGCGTTCTTTCACTACTGCTGCAGTAAGAGCATGGAATCCTGCTTCTCCATAGCTTTTCAGTGCACGTACTCCTGGCATCACTAAAGGAAATAGGGGAGAAAGGTACTCTTGAAGTTTCTCTCCAAGATAGAAATCTTCTTGATAGGGCTTACCTACAACTGTTGCGGGGTAGATAGCATCTTTCCTATGGTAGATCTTATGGCAGCGAAATATGGGAAAGTCGTGTTGTAGACTATAAAATCCATAGTGGTCTCCAAATGGCCCTTCGGGACGACGTTCACCTGCAATAGCCTCTCCCGTAAGGATAAACTCTGTGTCAAGGAGAAGAGGATGTGGGTGAGGAGGGCATTTTTTATACAAGAGCTTGGAGTTCTGTAGGAAGGTACAAAATAAGATCTCCGAGAGATTTTCAGGAAGAGGAGCAATCGCAGATAGAATCAAAAAAGGATTTCCAGATAGAAATACCGTAACGGGAAGATTTCTCTGGATCTTTTCAGCTTCATAGAAATGCATCCCTCCCCCTTTTTGAATCTGAAAATGTAGCCCTAAAGTTTGATGGTCAAACCTTTGCATGCGATACATCCCCAAGTTAGGAGAGGAACTCTCTAAAGATTCTGTATATACTAGGGGAAGAGTAAGAAAAGCTCCGCCATCTTCAGGCCAACTTGTGAGCATCGGAAGCTCATGAAGGTTTACAGAAGAGGAAGAAAGAAAAGGAAACCGTCGCCATCGGGATTTACGTAGCCCTAAAGAAAGCCCTCGTTTGAGAAGGCCACGAGCTTCCCATAGCGTCTTTATTTTAAGGGGAGAGGAAAATAGCTGGGCAATTTGTGAAAATAGTGTATCAGGAACACGAGAAAATAATGTATCTACTCTATGGCGCGTCCCAAAAAGATTCGTGACTACAGGAAATTTAGAACCAACAACATGATGAAAAAGAAGGGCCGGCCCCTGGCTTTCGATAACACGACGATGAATCTCTGCCAATTCTAAATGGGGATCTACAGGAGCATAAACATCAACAAGCTGGCCCTGAGCTCGCAAAAGAGAAACATGGCGCCTTAATAAAGACATAAATATTCCTCTTTTTAGGAAAATAAAGGAAGAAGACTAGAGACCTTTACTCTTAGCTCGTAAAATAGCAGTTTCAAGACCTAGCTTATCAATTAAACGAAGTGCTGAAGCAGAAATTTTCATTTTTAAAAATCTCTTTTCTTCCGTGGACCACAAACGCTTAGTTACCATGTTAGGATAAAAACGTCGCTTGGTTTTTCCTGTGGTTTTTAATCCAATTCCTTTTTTCTTTTTAGCAATACCTCGGATTGTGTAGCTATTACCGCAACGAGGTCTTTTTCCTGTAAGTGGACACTTTCTTGACATGTTTTTCCTATGAATTTCGTTGTTATCACGAAAATAAAAGTACATTAAGAGGAATCTATATTAGATCTTTCACGATATATGGAAAAGTGGTTTTGTGTAAAAAATTTTAGTAATACATTTTTGATAAAAACTTTTAGAAAAAACTAGATATTTTCTCTGAAGCTTATGGAAGTATTTCTTTTATATAGTGATTAAAACGTTCGTGAGAGGAAAGCTCTTCTATAGATGGGCGTACTCTATATATCCAGTTAGTATGGGATAGAGTTCCTGGGACGTTAATTCTTTCTTGGTATAGCTGCTTTGAGATTAGCTCTGGACAGAGAGCCAAGTAGTCATTGAGTAGGTTGATATGAAAAATTGAAGCAGTTTGGTGAGACAGATTTAAAATTGTTTTTTGAGTTTCTACAGTTAGTTTGGAAGAATAGGGGAGATTTAAGAACGAGGCAAACTCTTTTGCTTCTGAGGGGGAGTTATTCCACCACAGTGCTAAGGTATCGGAATCATGCGTGGATAAGGAAGTCATGGATAGAGGACAATACTTATCAAAGGGAATAAATCCTTCTCCAGATTCCCAGTACTTCTCCCATCTAGGAATGCGTGTTCCACAAATTCCCAAAGTTTTTAGCCTCTTTTTGATATCTTTAGGGACATCTCCAAGATCCTCACCAATAGGGAGCATGGAGGAATCTTGAAGTAAAGAAGAGAGGATTTCGGTTCCCTGCTTTAGGTATTCTTTAGGAGATTCTGGGAAGAACTTCCCGTTTCCTTGAGAGTCCCATACCCATAAGCGAAAGAATCCTACAATATGATCAAGACGGTATAGAGAATAAAAGTTTTCTGCGTAGCGTAAGCGCTCCTTCCACCAGATATAGTTATCTTTTTTAAGATTTTCTATGTTGTAGATAGGCAGCTGCCAGTTTTGCCCTTCGGCGTTGTAAAAATCTGGAGGGGCACCTACAGATCCTGATGAAGAGAAATACTCCTTAGCATACCACACATCGCAGCTATCCTTACTGATTAAAATAGGAAGATCTCCCATAAGAAAGACTTGGTGTTGATCAGCAAAGGTACGTACCTGGGAGAGTTGTTGGTAACAGAGAAACTGTAGATAAGAAAAAAAATGTATCTCAGAGGAAAAGGTTTTTGCTAATTGAGGAAACTGTTTTTGATCTGTCAATGAGATGGGCCATGTTGTGCTTGGAGTCCCATTCATATGGTGTTTGATTGCTCGAAACAGTGCATAGGGAGAGAGCCAGGAGGACTCTTTATCTATAAACTTATGGAACTCTGGATTGTCAGCACTAGAGGCTTTTCCTATTTGGGTATAATATTCCCTAAGAAACTCCCATTTTGCCTGTTTTACTTTAGGATAGGGAACATGAGGTAAGGCACAGAGTTTATGCATGGCTTGAAGTTTTTCCTTAGACTTAGGGAGAGAGTGGACTTCGGGGAGTGCTGTTAGAGAAAGAAATAGGGGATTTAAAGCGATTGAGGAGATGCTATTGTATGGGCTGCTATCTTCTCCTGTATCGTTTAGAGGAAGGAGCTGAAGGATATGGAAACCTGAAGAGGCACACCAAGAGATAAGAGGAAGAAGGTCTAGGTATTCTCCGATGCCGCAGCTATTTTTTGTATGAAGAGAAAATAAAGGAACGCAAATGCCGTGTTTTGGAGTGGTCCCTAGGAGTTTCCATGAGGAAGCTGCTGGGGATGTTTCTATGGAATGGAAGAGTTTCAATAGAGCTTATGAGATGTGATAAAGTCCTAAAACATGTAAGTCTGGGAGTTTCCCGGATTGTAAAGCTTGCATCCAGATATAGGCATGGCGGGAGAAGAAGGTCAGATAGCGGAAGAGCTTCTCTCCATTGAGGTAATTCATGCTTAAGGTGTCAGAGAGATATAATTGTTTGGTAACTTCACCATAGCCTAAGATTCCTTTGATCCCTGAAAGGGGGGAGGCATTTACAGATAAGGCTGCTTTAAATATCCTTTCCCTAAAGGTGTTTTCGGGAAGGGATCCTAGGATAGTTACTATGGCAATATCTCCCGAGGTTCCGTCTTCTTCTAATTGCACTGGAACTTCAGTTTCGCTAAAGCGAATTAAACATGCATGGTTTTTATCTGGAGTCAAACTAGAATGTAGCAAGGTTCCCAGAGATTCTAAAAGTTGCTCGAACTGGCTTTGCATAGGTTATGACCAGGGATAAGGTTTTGGGAAATCCGTAGCTTTGGGGTAATCTTCATTGTCACGGTTGATAGAGTCCAAAGTGTTTAACATCATCATTTTTAAATCTTGACGCTTGCTAGCAGAAGCATAGAGTCTAGCTGAGGTGTTGTTCAAAGCAGTGACAAAAAGATTCATTACTGCAGTTTGTACTTCAGTTTCGTTCCCTACAAGTTCTTGGAGACTTCTTTCCATTTTTGATGATGAGGGGAATTTATCGTTGATCATTCCTTGAAAGGCGTCGGCAAGAGATCGAGAATTGACATTAGGAGAAATAGTATGGCCTTCAGTTTTTAAGCTGTCGAGTATTGTTGGAGCTCTAGAGTCAAAGAATTCATACGAGGTTAGGATAGCTTGTAAATTTCGAATTTCTGACATCAAAAGTTGAAGCTTAGGAGGCTCTACAGAAGGTCCTTCGGATTTAAGATCAGCAGACATCCCATTTAATAAGAAAGAGCTTACCTTACCCATTTCTTCATGAGAATACTGACCTTTCAGTAAATCAAGTAATTGATGGCAGTTTAGATTTGTTGTTGTGACTACATTATAAATGTCTCTTAAGCTTGATGGAGGTACGCCTAAAGCTTCCCCATATTGTTGAGAAGCGAATAAAACATTTCTACCTCCAGAGACTTTTGTTCCGTGTTGTTGTAGGAGAGTATTTCGCGCTTGAACAAGGGCTTCTTTTAAATCTGCACTGGAAGAAGGAGTTGTTTGAACCAAATAATCTAACGCAAGGGCTTGTAAAGCAGGATCGTTAAATTTACTTGCTAAAAGATTTAAAACATCTTCACTAGAGGAATTATCAGATAATTGATCTCGAATTCCTCTTAAGTCAGATCCGGAGACTTCGGAGTTTCCTTGAGTATACTTATCTGCAAGGTCTTGGCCTGATTTATCCCCAGTTTCTGTTTTTTTATCTGTCTTAGCTTCGCCTTTTCTTCGTGATTCTAGAGATTTAAAGGTTTCTTCTTTTTTTTTAGTGCGAGTCGCTGCAGCAGGATTCGAGGAATCAGGGACATCCCTAACGAAACTCATTTCTGAGCTTTCTTGTGATGCTATAACTTCGGCTGCATCAGCTTTTGCTTGAGCAGCTTGAACTGCAGAAAGATCTACAGCTTTAGAGCCTCCTAAGCCTCCTGTCCCTCCAGCTGCCATATTCCTCCAGCTTTTACAGCACTAAAGATTTAGAAAATCTGAATTCTTCCTAAAGGTTGTATACGGATTTCTGGAAGAACTTCTTGATAAGAAATTACCGCAATATCTGGAAATTCAGTTTCTATTAATTTTCGTACATAACGTCTGACGTCTATTGCTGTCAAGAGTACTGGGGGTTGCCCTCCAGGAGGGGTTGGCGTGATCGTATTACGCATAGATTTTAAGATCAGATTAACAGAATCAGGATCTAAGGCAAGGTAAGATCCTGCAGATGTTTGTTTAATTGCTCCACGAATCATCTCTTCAATTTCTGGATCTAAAAGGTAAACGGAGATTGCAGACTGCCCTTGTGAAAACTTAAAGCTAATGTAAAGCTTTAAGGAAGAACGAACATATTCTGTAAGCAGGACAGTATCTTTTTCAGTCTGAGCCCATTCACTTAGGGATTCTAGAATTGTACGAAGGTCTTTAATAGAGATCTGCTCTTGAACGAGACGTTTGAAAATCTCTGTAAGTTTTTGGAGTGGAATCAGTCGGGTAACTTCTTTTACAAGATCAGGGAAGGAGCGCTCCATAAACTCAACCATGGAACGAACTTCTTGAATGCCAAGAAACTCTTGGGAATTTTTATGAAAGAAATAGGAAAGATGAAGGATAATTACTTCAAGGGGAGACCAGTATTTTATCGCAGCTTTATCTAAGATGGCCTTAGCATCCTCACTTACCCAAGCAGAAGGAAGACCCGCAGCATTTTTATAGGTAATAAATGGTAAGTTATAACGGCTGAGGTTTTCTTCGACTTCATTGGTTAGTACATGATTTGGAGGAATTTTCCCACGAACATAAGGAACTTCATTGAGAAGAATCATATAGTCATGACCCTCAAGAGAAGGAGAGTCCGTGCGGACATGAATCCCAGGATAGCGAATACCAATATCTTGATAGAGGGCTTGGCGCATCTTTGGGATCATATCATCGATAAAAGTTTGTCCGGCTTTGTTTCTATGGTGGATTAACTTGGAAAGATCTTTCCCTAGTTCTAAAATTACAGGTAAAGTTAAGGCATAATCATCGGGGCTATCAGTAGATGCAGAGCCTTCACTAGCAGCCCCTACGGTTGTTGAAGAGCTCCCACCTCCCCCTGCCATTTTTTTTGCAGCGTTTTTCTTTGTAAGTAGCAACACTCCCAATACTAAAAAGATCAAAGCAAGAACAGAAAATGACCAAAGAGGGAAACCTTTAAAGAAGCCCACTCCGAGTGTTGCAAAGCCTGCTAAGAGCAATGCACGAGGTTCTTTAACTAACTGTGCAGAGATTTCACGACCTAAGTTAGAATCTTTATCGCTAGATACTCGGGTAGTGACAATACCAGCTGTAAGAGAGACTAAAAGAGAGGGGATCTGAGAAACCAAACCATCTCCAATAGAGAGGAGGGTGTAGACATGGGCAGCTTGAGCGAGATCCATACCGTGCATGGTGACCCCAATGGCCAAGCCTCCGACGATGTTAATTAAGGAGATAACGATCCCAGCGATCACGTCTCCCTTAATGAACTTCATCGCACCATCCATAGCTCCGTAGAGCTCACTTTCCTTTTGGATTTGTGCACGTTTATCCCTAGCTTGGGTCGCATCAATCATACCGGCACGTAGGTCTGCATCGATCGCCATCTGCTTACCAGGCATCGCATCTAATCGGAATCTCGCAGCGACCTCAGCAACCCTTTCAGCACCTTTGGTAACCACAATAAACTGAATGATCGTAATGATCAGAAAGATAATGAATCCGACGATATAATTTCCTCCAACGACGAAGTCTCCGAAGGCTTGGATGACATGTCCGGCATAAGCTTTAAGGAGAATTTGTCTTGAGGAGGAAATGTTAATTCCTAAACGAAACATCGTGGTGATCAAAAGTAGAGAAGGGAATACTGACAACTGCAGGGCACTAGGGATATAAAGAGCTACCATCAACAGAAAGACGGAAATCGCCAAGTTGATTGTGATCATAAGGTCAACAAGTGCTGGAGGTAGCGGTAAGATGATCATTAAGACTACGCCCATCATCCAAATCGCTAGGAGTAGGTCGCTAGACCTGTTGATCATGTTAAGGGCGGCTTCTCCACCAAAGGTTCTACTTACAAAATTGAGTAGCTTATTCATTAGTCATCAGATGGGTTAATATTTTTCATATTAGGGTTTTGAGCTTGCAGAGAGGTAATATATAGAAGAATTTCCCCAATAGCTTCATATGTGGACTCTGGAATAAACTTCAATTCTTTTCCTTCGTCCCAAAGCTGATGCGCCAAGGGGACATTTCTCATAATAGGAATTCCATACTTTTCGGCTTCTGCAAGGATTCTTTTTGCCCTTAAATTGATCCCCATAGCGATAATCCAGGGGGCTTTATATTTCTCTGGCATATAGCCAATAGCTACGGCAATATCCTTAGGATTAGAGACAACCGTGCTAGCATGTTTGATTTGCGAAGAAGGATCTTCATAGGCAATTTCTTGTGCGATTTGACGGCGGCGTCCCTTAATTTCTGGGTTTCCTTCAGTATCTTTAAATTCCTGTTTGACCTCAAACTTTTCCATTTTTAGCTCTTTAGAAAAGTTATGACGTTGATAGACCAAATCCAAAACCGCAACAACAACAAAAAAAATGCCAATAGACGTAACTGCTTTATAAAAGATCTGTTTAAAAATCTGCGCTGTCACTATAGGAGCTACACCTGCAGTCTCTATAATTAAGGGAACCCGATTTTTCAAAACCACATACAAGATCAGCGCAGCACCAAAAATTTTAAAGACAGATTTTAATAATTCTATTAAAGTTTTGACTTTAAATTTTTGCTTAATGTTTTCAATAGGATTGAACTTTTTTATATCGGGCTTGAATACTTCTGTAGAGAACACAGGACCAACAATAAGAAACCCTACAATAAGACCAATAATCCCCACAGAAACCAGCAGCGGAAGAGAAGCTGCTAGGATTAATGTAAGACAGTTTTTCAGGTAATATAGAGCGAGTCTAGGATCATGATTTATAGGGGCTTGTGTTAATGTTGAGACGAGAAACCCTCCTAGGTGTTGGTAAAAGAAGGAAGATAGATAGAACGCCATAGACATTGACACAATAAAGGTGATGGCAGAGGGGAAATCTTGAGATTTTGCTACCTGGCCTTTCTTCCTAGCGTCTCTGAGTCGCTTTGGCGTTGCCTTTTCTGTCTTTTCACCCATGCCACTGCCAAAATTGTATCGAAAGGATTACATTGGGAATTACTTGCAACTTACCGTATACCAGGGTTTTTCTCAAGAGCGAAGCCTAGAGTGCTTAAAATTAAGGGGTTTGGACAGTCTTCGACACAAGGTAAAATAGACTATCTTTTGCTTCTCTAGTTTTCTTCGCTAGGGAGAAGCTTTGTCAGGAATTTTTAGATACGTTATAGTTTTCTCAACTTAGCTAAAGTTTGACGTAAAGCTGTAACATCAGAATCTATTTTTTTCGATATAATATATGAGTCATACAGAGTGTGGAATTGTTGGCCTTCCTAACGTAGGGAAGTCTGGGTTATTTAATGCGTTAACAGGGGCGCAGGTAGCTTCCTGTAACTATCCTTTTTGTACCATAGATCCTAATGTAGGTATTGTTCCTGTTCTTGACAAGCGTTTAGAGATCTTAGCTGAAATGAGCCAGAGCAAGAAGATCCTTTATGCAGATATGAAGTTTATAGATATCGCGGGTTTAGTCATGGGGGCTTCTTCTGGAGCAGGGTTGGGGAACCGCTTTCTTTCTCATATTCGAGAGACCCATGCTATCGCTCATGTAGTGCGTTGTTTTGAGGACTCTAATGTGACCCATGTTTCTGGTAAGGTAGATCCTGCTGAGGATATTGCAGTAATTAACCTTGAGCTTGTCCTTGCAGATTTTGCTTCAGCGCAAAGTATTTATGGAAAGCTAGAGAAACTGTCAAAAGGGAAAAAAGATATCGGAGCCGTTTTACCTTTGTTAGATAGACTTCTCGTGCATTTAGAAAAAGGGGAGCCAGTACGTTCTTTAGAGATGACCCCTGAAGATCGAGCTCTCTTGAAGCCTTACCCTTTTCTTACTATGAAGCCAATGCTTTATGTAGCAAATGTTGGTGAGGATGCCCTTCCAGAAATGGACAACGCCTATGTTTCTGCGGTAAGAGAAATCGCATCTAAGGAAAACGCCCAGGTAGTGCCTATCTGCGTACAGATAGAGGAAGAGATTGTCTCCCTTCCTGTTGAAGAACGTCAGGAATTTCTATTGAGCTTGGGATTGGAATCATCGTGTTTACAGAAGCTTGTCAGCGCTGCCTACAGTACATTAGAATTGATTTCCTATTTTACTACAGGCCCTCAGGAAACCCGTGCATGGACAATCCCTAATGGCGCAACAGCTGTAGAGGCAGCAGGAGAAATCCACTCTGATATTCAGAAAGGGTTTATTCGCGCGGAGGTAGTCACCTTGGAAGATATCATCGCGTATCAAGGGAGAAATGGAGTACGAGAAGCTGGGAAACTACGAGCTGAAGGGAGAGATTATGTAGTGAAAGATGGAGATATTCTTCTCTTTTTACATAATTAAGAAGATAGGTGAAAGAGAGTCTTGGCCTGAAGGACATCGTGCTTTATCGCGCATATGAGTTCCTCCTTAGAAGCAAATTTTTTTTCTTCCCTAAGGAACTTTTTTGGAAAGAAAGTAATTCTTTCTCCATAAAGGTTCCCAGAAAAGTTAAAGAGATGCGCCTCTAAGCATAAGGAGTCCCGATGGACCGTCGGAGCTTCACCTAAGTTCATCACAGCAAAGTATGTTTGATGTTTATGCTTCACTTCACAAGCATATACCCCATAAGGAAGCAAACATTCTTCTTTGATCACATTCAAGGTTGCAAATCCTAACCTCGAGCCAATGCCATTTCCTGCTGTTACAGTGCCGCAAATTGCATAGGGACGCCCAAGATAAAGATGAGCAGTCTCTAAGTCCCCATGAGACAGCATTTTGCGAATCTTTTGGCTTGAGATGACCTCATTATTGAAGTAAAAAGAAGGGGCTTGAACGATCTCTATCCCTAAGCTTTTCCCTAAAGGTTGTAAGGTTTTTATAT
This genomic stretch from Chlamydia pecorum E58 harbors:
- a CDS encoding bifunctional riboflavin kinase/FAD synthetase; protein product: MEISYKLASSVPIDSLTVGFFDGCHLGHQKLLSILTSYPGSSGVITFDPHPQAVLSKSPKLITETPERLELLQKFPIDFLGILPFSLEFASLSAEEFLSELHSQLHCKRLILGPDSRLGKGGLGNIKTLQPLGKSLGIEIVQAPSFYFNNEVISSQKIRKMLSHGDLETAHLYLGRPYAICGTVTAGNGIGSRLGFATLNVIKEECLLPYGVYACEVKHKHQTYFAVMNLGEAPTVHRDSLCLEAHLFNFSGNLYGERITFFPKKFLREEKKFASKEELICAIKHDVLQAKTLFHLSS